A genomic region of Venturia canescens isolate UGA chromosome 9, ASM1945775v1, whole genome shotgun sequence contains the following coding sequences:
- the Klc gene encoding kinesin light chain isoform X5, whose protein sequence is MGKKIEHIGRMTAMTQEEIVAGARTVAQGLETLRVEHGGLLQGLQSQDAPAARDKASQLSKNIEMIELGLGEAQVMMALASHLQMVEAEKQKLRTQVRRLCQENAWLRDELAGTQQKLQASEQAVSQLEEEKRHLEFMSNMKQYDADPPADDENAKDRPKNDPVVDLFPDDEADERNTMSPTPPSQFAQQVNAGYEIPARLRTLHNLVIQYASQGRYEVAVPLCKQALEDLEKTSGHDHPDVATMLNILALVYRDQNKFKEAANLLNDALAIREKTLGENHPAVAATLNNLAVLYGKRGKYKEAEPLCKRALEIREKVLGRDHPDVAKQLNNLALLCQNQGKYEEVQRYYQRALEIYEAKLGPDDPNVAKTKNNLASCYLKQGKYKDAEVLYKQVLTRAHENEFGAIDGDNKPIWQVAEEREENKHRNKENAPYGEYGGWHKAAKVDSPTVTTTLKNLGALYRRQGKYEAAETLEDCALRSRKEHFKQALDLVKQAKVAQILGDEKGTTRRGSRSSLVNSEHEQQHDEGSLPLVQRALHEGQSGHHDASPNKPGFKNKFFHVFGIHSST, encoded by the exons ATGGG AAAGAAAATAGAACACATCGGCAGGATGACGGCTATGACGCAAGAAGAAATAGTGGCGGGTGCTCGGACGGTGGCTCAAGGTCTCGAAACTCTGCGAGTCGAGCATGGAGGTCTTCTTCAGGGTCTGCAGTCGCAGGACGCACCCGCCGCTCGGGACAAAGCGAGCCAATTGAGTAAGAACATTGAAATGATCGAGTTGGGTCTCGGTGAGGCACAAGTGATGATGGCCCTCGCGAGTCATCTTCAAATGGTTGAGgcggagaaacaaaaattgcgaACCCAAGTGAGACGGCTGTGTCAGGAGAATGCGTGGCTCAGGGACGAGCTTGCCGGTACTCAACAGAAGCTTCAAGCCAGTGAACAAGCG GTTTCACAGctcgaagaagaaaagaggCACCTCGAATTCATGAGTAACATGAAACAGTACGACGCGGATCCACCGGCCGACGACGAAAACGCAAAGGACCGACCGAAGAACGATCCCGTGGTCGATCTCTTTCCCGACGACGAGGCTGACGAGAGAAACA CAATGTCACCGACCCCACCGTCTCAATTTGCCCAGCAAGTTAACGCCGGTTACGAGATACCTGCGCGTTTGCGAACCCTCCACAATTTGGTGATACAATATGCGAGCCAAGGACGTTACGAGGTTGCtgtcccactttgcaaacaaGCACTCGAAGATCTTGAGAAAACATCGGGGCACGATCATCCCGATGTCGCAACTATGCTCAACATTCTTGCGCTTGTTTATCGGGATCAGAACAAGTTCAAAGAAGCCGCCAATTTGCTCAACGATGCGTTGgcgattcgtgaaaaaactctcGGTGAGAACCATCCCGCGGTGGCAGCGACCTTGAACAATCTAGCCGTTTTGTACGGTAAACGCGGGAAATATAAGGAAGCTGAACCACTCTGCAAGAGAGCATTGGAAATACGGGAGAAAGTACTGGGACGCGATCATCCGGATGTTGCGAAACAGCTCAACAATCTCGCGCTGCTCTGTCAGAATCAGGGTAAATACGAGGAGGTACAGAGATATTACCAACGGGCGTTAGAGATTTACGAAGCTAAATTGGGACCCGACGATCCGAATGTCgccaaaacgaaaaacaatctTGCCTCGTGTTATCTCAAACAGGGCAAATACAAGGACGCCGAGGTTCTTTACAAGCAAGTACTTACGCGAGCTCACGAGAATGAATTCGGTGCTATCGATGGTGACAACAAACCCATTTGGCAG GTTGCGGAGGAACGAGAGGAGAACAAGCATCGAAACAAGGAAAACGCGCCGTATGGTGAATACGGTGGCTGGCACAAAGCCGCCAAAGTCGATTCACCAACGGTAACTACGACCCTGAAAAATCTCGGAGCTCTTTATCGACGGCAAGGAAAGTACGAAGCTGCGGAAACTTTGGAAGATTGCGCCCTCAGATCACGCAAAGAA CACTTCAAACAG GCATTGGATCTCGTCAAGCAAGCCAAGGTCGCACAAATCTTAGGTGATGAGAAGGGCACTACGAGACGAGGTTCACGTTCCAGTCTCGTTAACAGCGAGCACGAACAACAACACGACGAG GGCTCCCTGCCGCTGGTACAGAGGGCACTCCACGAAGGACAATCCGGCCATCACGACGCTAGTCCTAACAAACCCGGTTTTAAGAACAAATTCTTCCACGTTTTTGGCATTCATTCGTCCacgtag
- the Klc gene encoding kinesin light chain isoform X4, with protein sequence MTAGKKIEHIGRMTAMTQEEIVAGARTVAQGLETLRVEHGGLLQGLQSQDAPAARDKASQLSKNIEMIELGLGEAQVMMALASHLQMVEAEKQKLRTQVRRLCQENAWLRDELAGTQQKLQASEQAVSQLEEEKRHLEFMSNMKQYDADPPADDENAKDRPKNDPVVDLFPDDEADERNTMSPTPPSQFAQQVNAGYEIPARLRTLHNLVIQYASQGRYEVAVPLCKQALEDLEKTSGHDHPDVATMLNILALVYRDQNKFKEAANLLNDALAIREKTLGENHPAVAATLNNLAVLYGKRGKYKEAEPLCKRALEIREKVLGRDHPDVAKQLNNLALLCQNQGKYEEVQRYYQRALEIYEAKLGPDDPNVAKTKNNLASCYLKQGKYKDAEVLYKQVLTRAHENEFGAIDGDNKPIWQVAEEREENKHRNKENAPYGEYGGWHKAAKVDSPTVTTTLKNLGALYRRQGKYEAAETLEDCALRSRKEHFKQALDLVKQAKVAQILGDEKGTTRRGSRSSLVNSEHEQQHDEGSLPLVQRALHEGQSGHHDASPNKPGFKNKFFHVFGIHSST encoded by the exons ATGACGGCCGG AAAGAAAATAGAACACATCGGCAGGATGACGGCTATGACGCAAGAAGAAATAGTGGCGGGTGCTCGGACGGTGGCTCAAGGTCTCGAAACTCTGCGAGTCGAGCATGGAGGTCTTCTTCAGGGTCTGCAGTCGCAGGACGCACCCGCCGCTCGGGACAAAGCGAGCCAATTGAGTAAGAACATTGAAATGATCGAGTTGGGTCTCGGTGAGGCACAAGTGATGATGGCCCTCGCGAGTCATCTTCAAATGGTTGAGgcggagaaacaaaaattgcgaACCCAAGTGAGACGGCTGTGTCAGGAGAATGCGTGGCTCAGGGACGAGCTTGCCGGTACTCAACAGAAGCTTCAAGCCAGTGAACAAGCG GTTTCACAGctcgaagaagaaaagaggCACCTCGAATTCATGAGTAACATGAAACAGTACGACGCGGATCCACCGGCCGACGACGAAAACGCAAAGGACCGACCGAAGAACGATCCCGTGGTCGATCTCTTTCCCGACGACGAGGCTGACGAGAGAAACA CAATGTCACCGACCCCACCGTCTCAATTTGCCCAGCAAGTTAACGCCGGTTACGAGATACCTGCGCGTTTGCGAACCCTCCACAATTTGGTGATACAATATGCGAGCCAAGGACGTTACGAGGTTGCtgtcccactttgcaaacaaGCACTCGAAGATCTTGAGAAAACATCGGGGCACGATCATCCCGATGTCGCAACTATGCTCAACATTCTTGCGCTTGTTTATCGGGATCAGAACAAGTTCAAAGAAGCCGCCAATTTGCTCAACGATGCGTTGgcgattcgtgaaaaaactctcGGTGAGAACCATCCCGCGGTGGCAGCGACCTTGAACAATCTAGCCGTTTTGTACGGTAAACGCGGGAAATATAAGGAAGCTGAACCACTCTGCAAGAGAGCATTGGAAATACGGGAGAAAGTACTGGGACGCGATCATCCGGATGTTGCGAAACAGCTCAACAATCTCGCGCTGCTCTGTCAGAATCAGGGTAAATACGAGGAGGTACAGAGATATTACCAACGGGCGTTAGAGATTTACGAAGCTAAATTGGGACCCGACGATCCGAATGTCgccaaaacgaaaaacaatctTGCCTCGTGTTATCTCAAACAGGGCAAATACAAGGACGCCGAGGTTCTTTACAAGCAAGTACTTACGCGAGCTCACGAGAATGAATTCGGTGCTATCGATGGTGACAACAAACCCATTTGGCAG GTTGCGGAGGAACGAGAGGAGAACAAGCATCGAAACAAGGAAAACGCGCCGTATGGTGAATACGGTGGCTGGCACAAAGCCGCCAAAGTCGATTCACCAACGGTAACTACGACCCTGAAAAATCTCGGAGCTCTTTATCGACGGCAAGGAAAGTACGAAGCTGCGGAAACTTTGGAAGATTGCGCCCTCAGATCACGCAAAGAA CACTTCAAACAG GCATTGGATCTCGTCAAGCAAGCCAAGGTCGCACAAATCTTAGGTGATGAGAAGGGCACTACGAGACGAGGTTCACGTTCCAGTCTCGTTAACAGCGAGCACGAACAACAACACGACGAG GGCTCCCTGCCGCTGGTACAGAGGGCACTCCACGAAGGACAATCCGGCCATCACGACGCTAGTCCTAACAAACCCGGTTTTAAGAACAAATTCTTCCACGTTTTTGGCATTCATTCGTCCacgtag